A window of the Henckelia pumila isolate YLH828 chromosome 3, ASM3356847v2, whole genome shotgun sequence genome harbors these coding sequences:
- the LOC140888503 gene encoding uncharacterized protein, producing MVAHTLLGIVRCDPSYEIKYIIESVKDKYGYQISYTKAWRSLKRAVEIVYGTWESSVQLLPKYMRALCKYNLETIVDWKHIRNNEEIKTLNYCFWAFKSCTNGFRHCQKIISVDDTHLYTKYKHKMFIVVTLDANNQVLPLAFAIVDEETSDSWKWFLENIGRHVVYGENGVCLISDRHKGIVFKDVHLKDLCWEAGSQHQVCKFDATMEAIKNKNILAHKYLDGISKKKWSMAHDGGWRRGVMMTNMSECLNSVLKGARRLPISAIVHLTLLRCVQYFIERVTKGQRMVQENQLWSDYARQKYEEWAKKSSEHRVVKYDVRSQTA from the exons ATGGTTGCACATACACTATTGGGCATTGTACGATGTGATCCTTCGTACgagattaaatatataatagagAGTGTGAAAGATAAATATGGATATCAAATCTCGTATACGAAGGCGTGGCGGAGTCTGAAACGTGCAGTGGAAATTGTTTATGGAACTTGGGAGAGCTCAGTTCAATTACTACCAAAATATATGCGTGCTCTTTGCAAATACAATCTTGAAACAATTGTCGACTGGAAGCATATCAGAAACAATGAAGAAATAAAAACATTGAACTATTGTTTTTGGGCGTTCAAGTCGTGTACTAATGGATTTCGACACTGTCAAAAAATCATTAGTGTCGACGATACACATTTGTACACAAAGTACAAACACAAAATGTTTATCGTTGTCACTCTGGATGCTAACAATCAAGTTCTACCATTAGCTTTTGCAATTGTGGATGAAGAAACGTCTGATTCCTGGAAATGGTTTTTGGAAAATATTGGACGGCATGTTGTATATGGCGAAAATGGTGTATGTCTAATATCTGATAGGCACAAGGGAATCGT GTTCAAAGATGTGCATTTGAAAGATTTATGCTGGGAAGCAGGGAGTCAACATCAAGTTTGTAAATTTGATGCAACAATGGAGGCAATTaagaacaaaaatattttggcaCACAAATATTTGGATGgaatatcaaagaaaaaatgGAGTATGGCCCATGACGGAGGTTGGCGTCGTGGAGTGATGATGACCAACATGTCCGAGTGCTTAAACAGTGTGTTGAAGGGAGCTCGTAGACTGCCTATATCTGCAATAGTACACTTGACCCTTCTGAGATGTGTCCAATACTTCATTGAACGTGTGACAAAAGGTCAACGTATGGTTCAGGAAAATCAATTGTGGTCGGATTATGCACGGCAAAAGTATGAGGAATGGGCAAAGAAATCTAGTGAACATCGTGTTGTTAAATATGATGTACGATCACAAACTGCTTAG